A stretch of Leucobacter aridicollis DNA encodes these proteins:
- the secE gene encoding preprotein translocase subunit SecE gives MSSMELAENGGNVEPAKKDDRKRGFFGRIILFIQQVFSELKKVVTPTRKELVRYTLVVLAFVVVMMALVWVLDQAFGWVTLFVFGTPLR, from the coding sequence ATGAGCAGCATGGAACTCGCTGAGAACGGCGGAAACGTCGAGCCAGCGAAGAAGGATGACCGCAAGCGCGGCTTCTTCGGGCGAATCATCCTGTTCATTCAGCAGGTCTTTTCGGAGCTGAAGAAGGTCGTCACCCCGACCCGCAAGGAGCTCGTAAGGTACACCCTCGTCGTGCTCGCCTTCGTGGTCGTCATGATGGCGCTCGTGTGGGTGCTTGACCAAGCCTTCGGCTGGGTCACCCTCTTCGTCTTCGGCACTCCGCTTCGCTAG
- a CDS encoding glycosyltransferase, whose product MPTTLQTIVFPVSQDPDVLPLYADSETWTKVGTRPIRLSNNASIDNVLSRSSAQVRAGQRVSFASYFNAFPAAYWQRWTVVTSVTLSLRTTGRGTIIVYRSNANGVPQRVASHQVSGSESTTFDLPLTSFSDGGWYWFDLIASTEDLVLDGGEWSTAAEPVQTGKLSLGMTTYNKPDYCVATLANIAENPALVAGIDRIFLVDQGTQKVRDEAGFDEVAAALGEHLQIIEQGNLGGSGGFSRSMSETLEREDTDFLLLLDDDIEFETESALRALQFGRFSREPVIVGGHMFDLLDKPVMHAWAEVVRPDPFMWGPSFEEQHRHDFRNRNLRQTKWMHARLDSDYNGWWMCMIPKQVIAEIGLALPVFIKWDDAEYGLRAKAAGYRTVSLPGVALWHVSWLDKDDSQDWQAFFHTRNRLIAGLLHSDRPKSGKLLQNSGRQDIKKLLNMQYYATQLAVDGMRAVLRGPASLHDDISCDMPAARGRAKDFPETRVYRPGDPETPVSLGGRALPELAEKPKGPTGIRLALFTLRMVPQHWRRATVPEGEQPGLEYAKQGAHWWQIPHHANVIVGAADGSGKMWYRHDRAKFRRLLRESRSLSKQIEKNWDALSSEYRAALPQMTSVEEWRKTFEGR is encoded by the coding sequence ATGCCGACAACGCTGCAGACCATCGTGTTCCCGGTGTCGCAGGACCCCGACGTCCTGCCGCTCTACGCCGACTCCGAGACTTGGACTAAGGTCGGCACCAGGCCGATCCGACTGAGCAACAACGCGAGCATCGATAACGTGCTCTCGCGCTCAAGCGCGCAGGTGCGTGCCGGCCAGCGCGTCTCGTTCGCGAGCTACTTCAACGCATTCCCGGCTGCATATTGGCAACGCTGGACCGTCGTCACGAGCGTCACGCTCTCGCTGCGCACGACCGGCCGCGGCACGATCATCGTCTACCGGTCGAACGCGAACGGTGTGCCGCAGCGCGTCGCGTCACACCAGGTCTCGGGCTCCGAGTCGACCACTTTCGACCTCCCCCTCACCTCGTTCAGTGACGGCGGCTGGTACTGGTTCGACCTCATCGCGAGCACCGAGGACCTCGTGCTCGACGGCGGCGAGTGGTCGACCGCCGCAGAGCCGGTGCAGACCGGCAAGCTGAGCCTCGGCATGACCACGTACAACAAGCCCGACTACTGCGTCGCCACGCTCGCGAACATCGCCGAGAACCCGGCGCTCGTCGCGGGGATCGACCGGATCTTCCTCGTCGACCAGGGTACGCAGAAGGTGCGCGACGAAGCCGGCTTCGACGAGGTCGCGGCCGCGCTCGGCGAGCACCTGCAGATCATCGAGCAGGGCAACCTCGGAGGTTCGGGCGGGTTCTCCCGCTCCATGTCCGAGACGCTCGAGCGCGAGGACACCGACTTCCTGCTGCTGCTCGATGACGACATCGAGTTCGAGACCGAGAGCGCGCTGCGTGCGCTGCAGTTCGGCCGGTTCAGCCGCGAACCTGTCATCGTGGGCGGCCACATGTTCGACCTGCTCGACAAGCCCGTCATGCACGCGTGGGCAGAGGTCGTGCGGCCCGACCCGTTCATGTGGGGGCCGTCGTTCGAGGAGCAGCACCGCCACGACTTCCGCAACCGCAACCTGCGCCAGACGAAGTGGATGCACGCGCGACTCGACTCCGACTACAACGGCTGGTGGATGTGCATGATCCCGAAGCAGGTCATCGCCGAGATCGGGCTCGCGCTCCCCGTCTTCATCAAGTGGGACGACGCCGAGTACGGTCTGCGCGCAAAGGCAGCCGGCTACCGCACGGTATCGCTGCCCGGCGTCGCCCTCTGGCACGTGTCCTGGCTCGATAAGGACGACTCACAGGACTGGCAGGCCTTCTTCCACACCCGCAACCGGCTCATCGCTGGCCTGCTGCACTCCGACAGGCCGAAGAGCGGGAAGCTGCTGCAGAACAGCGGCCGCCAGGACATCAAGAAGCTGCTGAACATGCAGTACTACGCGACCCAGCTCGCGGTGGACGGCATGCGCGCCGTGCTCCGCGGCCCGGCGTCACTCCACGACGACATCTCGTGCGACATGCCTGCCGCCCGCGGGCGAGCGAAGGACTTCCCCGAGACTCGCGTGTACCGGCCCGGCGACCCCGAGACCCCCGTGTCGCTCGGTGGCCGCGCCCTGCCAGAGCTCGCTGAGAAGCCGAAGGGCCCGACCGGGATCCGGCTCGCCCTCTTCACGCTCAGGATGGTGCCCCAGCACTGGCGGCGGGCGACGGTGCCAGAGGGCGAGCAGCCGGGCCTCGAGTACGCGAAGCAGGGCGCGCACTGGTGGCAGATCCCGCACCATGCAAACGTCATCGTCGGCGCCGCCGACGGCAGCGGCAAGATGTGGTACCGCCACGACCGCGCGAAGTTCCGCCGGCTCCTGCGCGAGTCCCGCAGCCTGAGCAAGCAGATCGAAAAGAACTGGGACGCGCTCTCGTCCGAGTACCGCGCGGCGCTGCCCCAGATGACCTCGGTCGAGGAGTGGCGCAAGACGTTCGAGGGGCGCTAG
- a CDS encoding helix-turn-helix domain-containing protein, translating to MAGITDAVQFFDGLLAEARSREAILAQAAVAIRGTVAVRFPGGDRIVRVSPAIKPHFSRPPTRVNYHAPDGLHVWHQDAHEEVPDDFLPRLAVALRIAAHWDRAPNDGNHAIQTLFHAEAAPAPKTAALAELSLLPQQPVRVLAIAGSEKPAERFVEQCTQSSELYGRMTFPKHEAMLVSAAFTPEPVGPPPPGVLAAFSGVFPAERADRALRNAQDALRFTTLTRQRSPLHLARDTGWRNGGELHGIAALTSLPRGKLRALEDVQILEQLRKAHGDRVLHVLEAFATTTSVRGAGSELYMHRNTVAHWVRKAEEAFGYSLSQPYARAVLFVSLCMHHLVYRSPEVTP from the coding sequence ATGGCGGGCATCACCGACGCAGTTCAATTCTTCGACGGGCTCCTCGCGGAGGCGCGATCGCGCGAGGCGATCCTGGCTCAGGCCGCGGTGGCCATCCGCGGAACGGTCGCAGTGCGCTTTCCCGGCGGCGATCGGATCGTGCGGGTGAGCCCAGCCATCAAGCCGCATTTCTCGCGCCCGCCGACGCGGGTGAACTACCACGCACCCGACGGGCTGCACGTCTGGCACCAGGACGCGCATGAGGAGGTGCCCGACGATTTCCTGCCCCGGCTGGCTGTCGCACTGCGCATCGCTGCACACTGGGATCGGGCACCCAACGACGGTAATCACGCGATCCAAACGCTCTTCCATGCCGAGGCTGCGCCGGCCCCGAAGACGGCGGCCCTGGCGGAGCTCTCGCTCCTGCCGCAACAGCCAGTTCGGGTGCTCGCAATCGCCGGGAGCGAGAAGCCAGCAGAGCGCTTCGTGGAGCAGTGCACGCAGTCGAGCGAGCTCTACGGCCGGATGACGTTTCCGAAGCACGAGGCCATGCTCGTGTCCGCGGCATTCACGCCCGAGCCCGTCGGTCCGCCCCCGCCGGGCGTCCTTGCCGCATTCAGCGGCGTCTTCCCCGCCGAACGCGCGGATCGGGCGCTCCGCAACGCGCAAGACGCGCTGCGCTTCACGACGCTCACGCGACAGCGCAGCCCGCTCCACCTCGCGCGAGACACCGGGTGGCGCAACGGCGGTGAACTTCACGGTATCGCCGCGCTCACGAGCCTGCCGCGGGGCAAGCTCCGGGCCCTCGAGGACGTACAGATTCTCGAGCAGCTCCGAAAGGCCCACGGCGACCGGGTGCTCCACGTGCTTGAGGCGTTCGCCACCACGACCTCAGTGCGCGGCGCGGGCTCCGAACTCTACATGCACCGAAACACGGTCGCCCACTGGGTCCGCAAGGCCGAGGAGGCGTTTGGCTACTCGCTCTCGCAGCCGTATGCGAGGGCCGTGCTGTTTGTCTCGCTGTGCATGCATCACCTCGTGTACCGCAGCCCAGAAGTCACGCCGTAA
- the nusG gene encoding transcription termination/antitermination protein NusG, translated as MTPENSTTPESELDAALDALANVADPEVDAAVEDALDIDSVDEAEAAAHAIVDEESTEEGEAAESAEDPYKAFKKDLRRRPGKWFVIHTYAGYERKVKSNLWNRREVMGAVDDIYEIQVPMEEVMEVKNGQRKMVTRVRIPGYVLVRMNLTESTWSVVRHTPGVTGFVGNAHNPVPLRLNEAFEMLKSTVELEPAATAKGKAPATAVAQGQVEIDFEIGETITIKSGSFEGLPGTISEINPAAGKLTVLVSLFERETPVELGFDQVTKMV; from the coding sequence ATGACGCCCGAGAACAGCACCACACCCGAGTCAGAGCTCGACGCGGCGCTTGACGCGCTGGCGAACGTGGCCGACCCCGAGGTCGACGCGGCAGTCGAAGACGCACTCGATATCGACTCGGTCGATGAGGCAGAGGCCGCCGCACACGCAATCGTCGACGAGGAGTCGACGGAAGAGGGCGAAGCGGCCGAGTCCGCTGAAGATCCCTACAAAGCCTTCAAGAAGGACCTGCGCCGCCGTCCCGGCAAGTGGTTCGTGATCCACACCTACGCCGGGTACGAGCGCAAGGTGAAGTCCAACCTCTGGAACCGCCGCGAGGTCATGGGTGCCGTAGACGACATCTACGAGATCCAGGTCCCGATGGAAGAGGTCATGGAGGTCAAGAACGGCCAGCGCAAGATGGTGACCCGCGTGCGGATCCCCGGCTACGTGCTCGTTCGCATGAACCTCACCGAGAGCACCTGGTCCGTCGTCCGCCACACCCCGGGCGTGACCGGCTTCGTCGGCAACGCGCACAACCCGGTCCCGCTTCGCCTGAACGAGGCCTTCGAGATGCTGAAGAGCACCGTCGAGCTCGAGCCGGCTGCGACCGCAAAGGGCAAGGCTCCGGCAACTGCCGTTGCGCAGGGTCAGGTCGAGATCGACTTCGAGATCGGCGAGACCATCACCATCAAGTCCGGCTCGTTCGAGGGCCTGCCCGGCACGATCAGCGAGATCAACCCGGCCGCCGGAAAGCTCACCGTTCTGGTGTCGCTCTTCGAGCGTGAGACTCCGGTCGAGCTCGGCTTCGACCAGGTCACGAAGATGGTCTAG
- a CDS encoding O-antigen ligase family protein, which yields MANSKTRLGVSAYAIVVFVFTLASNGVRNLLGWPGFIAAAIVLAAVGGIMFLKMRPERFRWYRLPSPIYLFLALAACSILWSQYRLESVLGVVAQLLTTLVAVALAFILTWHETLRTLGTALRYVIGLSLLFELWVSLFVQHPVLPWWIELTATQEEKTPKLLYWSRDLLFDGGPIQGLVGSSTLFGFIGLIGLIIFAIQLRARLITRFAGWFWVAMSLATLALTRSATVTVALVAVVIALAFALWARRSGPVGRLPVYITGAVVLAAIAGIALFARSWVFSLLGKSSDLTGRVDTWEGVIALAQQRPWFGWGWISYWAPWVEPYKSLDVQGGIPVMSAHNAWLDVWLQLGIVGLLLFVPLVALTLWRVWFRAVDQPRRGYGPPLPYATSALWPFLLMVALVVQSFAESRILIESGWLLLIMLAAKSRFDFELPSLDAEPQRMPWRQVPIPREIAPATTAR from the coding sequence ATGGCCAACAGCAAGACAAGACTCGGGGTGAGCGCGTACGCGATCGTCGTGTTTGTCTTCACGCTCGCCAGCAACGGCGTGCGAAACCTGCTCGGCTGGCCCGGCTTCATCGCGGCTGCGATCGTGCTTGCGGCGGTCGGCGGAATCATGTTCCTGAAGATGCGGCCCGAGCGGTTCCGGTGGTATCGGCTCCCCTCGCCGATCTACCTCTTTCTCGCGCTCGCGGCCTGCTCGATCCTGTGGTCGCAGTACCGGCTTGAGAGCGTGCTCGGCGTTGTCGCCCAGCTGCTCACGACGCTCGTCGCCGTCGCGCTCGCGTTCATCCTGACCTGGCACGAGACCCTGCGAACGCTCGGCACCGCGCTGCGCTACGTGATCGGCCTGTCGCTCCTGTTCGAGCTGTGGGTGTCGCTGTTCGTGCAGCACCCAGTGCTCCCCTGGTGGATCGAGCTCACCGCCACGCAGGAGGAGAAGACCCCGAAGCTGCTCTATTGGAGCCGCGACCTGCTGTTCGACGGCGGCCCCATCCAGGGGCTCGTCGGCAGCTCGACGCTGTTCGGCTTCATCGGCCTCATCGGCCTCATCATCTTCGCGATCCAGCTGCGCGCGCGCCTCATCACGCGGTTTGCCGGCTGGTTCTGGGTTGCGATGTCGCTCGCCACGCTCGCGCTCACGCGTTCGGCCACCGTGACCGTCGCGCTCGTCGCCGTCGTGATCGCGCTCGCGTTCGCGCTGTGGGCTCGCCGATCCGGACCCGTCGGGCGGCTCCCCGTCTACATCACGGGCGCCGTCGTGCTCGCCGCGATCGCCGGCATCGCGCTCTTCGCCCGGTCGTGGGTGTTCTCGCTGCTCGGCAAGAGCAGCGACCTCACAGGCCGCGTCGACACCTGGGAGGGCGTCATCGCGCTCGCGCAGCAGCGCCCGTGGTTCGGGTGGGGCTGGATCAGCTACTGGGCGCCCTGGGTCGAGCCGTACAAGTCACTCGACGTGCAGGGTGGCATCCCTGTCATGAGCGCCCACAACGCGTGGCTCGACGTCTGGCTGCAGCTCGGCATCGTCGGCCTCCTCCTCTTCGTGCCGCTCGTCGCCCTCACGCTCTGGCGCGTGTGGTTCCGCGCGGTCGACCAGCCGCGCCGCGGGTACGGCCCCCCGCTGCCGTACGCGACGAGCGCCCTGTGGCCGTTCCTCCTCATGGTCGCGCTCGTGGTGCAGTCGTTCGCAGAGAGCCGGATCCTGATCGAGAGCGGTTGGCTCCTGCTCATCATGCTCGCGGCGAAGAGCCGCTTCGATTTCGAGCTGCCATCGCTCGACGCGGAACCGCAGCGGATGCCGTGGCGCCAGGTTCCCATCCCGCGCGAGATCGCGCCGGCGACCACCGCGCGCTAG
- a CDS encoding alanine/glycine:cation symporter family protein gives MTEQLQDILDTIGGIIWGPFVLIPLLFLTGLYLTVRLGGIQFLRLGAALNLGLLRRKDPGAQGDISQFQALTTALAATVGTGNIVGVATAIGIGGPGALFWMWITGLLGMASKYTEAFLGVRFRQADAKGERNGGPQYYLEKGIRGPLGKILGWSFTVFAVFACFGIGNLTQSNSIAANVEHSFNVPVWVTGLILTAFALVVLVGGIKSIGRVTAGFVPIMIVFYVVAALYILGANIGEVPAALATIFHDAFTGTAAAGGFAGSVFIIAVQYGFARGIFSNESGMGSAAIAAAAAQTSHPVRQGLVSMTQTFIDTIIVVTMTGLVIVTTGTYSQVDPATNEQLSPALMTGQAFSHGLPGQWGHWVVTIGLVMFAFSTILGWAYYGERNIVRIFGRKIAIPFRVLFSLIVFVGATTQLDIAWSFSDMMNGLMAIPNLIGLLILSGLVARETRAYLKFDPKLKATPEEISAALADEPGYQSWRVREAELDREGGRAPQTPATRTVPLPPDE, from the coding sequence TTGACGGAACAGCTGCAGGACATACTCGACACCATCGGCGGGATCATTTGGGGGCCGTTCGTCCTTATCCCGCTGCTCTTCCTCACCGGCTTGTACCTCACCGTACGGCTCGGCGGCATCCAGTTTCTGCGGCTTGGAGCCGCGCTGAACCTCGGCCTGCTGCGCCGCAAGGACCCCGGAGCGCAGGGCGATATCTCGCAGTTCCAGGCACTCACGACGGCCCTCGCGGCCACGGTCGGCACGGGCAACATCGTCGGTGTCGCGACCGCGATCGGGATCGGTGGCCCCGGAGCCCTGTTCTGGATGTGGATCACTGGTCTGCTCGGCATGGCCTCGAAGTACACGGAGGCGTTCCTGGGCGTGCGCTTCCGCCAGGCGGACGCGAAGGGTGAGCGCAACGGCGGTCCACAGTACTACCTCGAGAAGGGCATTCGTGGGCCGCTCGGCAAGATCCTCGGCTGGTCGTTCACCGTCTTCGCGGTGTTCGCCTGCTTCGGCATCGGCAACCTCACCCAGTCGAACTCGATCGCGGCGAACGTCGAGCACAGCTTCAACGTTCCCGTCTGGGTCACCGGCCTGATCCTGACCGCGTTTGCCCTCGTCGTGCTCGTCGGCGGCATCAAGTCGATCGGCCGCGTTACCGCCGGCTTCGTGCCGATCATGATCGTGTTCTACGTCGTCGCCGCGCTCTACATTCTCGGCGCGAACATCGGGGAGGTGCCGGCGGCCCTCGCAACCATCTTCCACGACGCGTTCACCGGCACCGCGGCGGCCGGCGGGTTCGCCGGCTCAGTGTTCATCATCGCGGTGCAGTACGGCTTCGCGCGCGGCATCTTCTCGAACGAGTCGGGCATGGGCTCGGCGGCGATCGCGGCCGCGGCCGCACAGACGAGCCACCCCGTACGGCAGGGCCTCGTGTCGATGACGCAGACCTTCATCGACACGATCATCGTCGTGACCATGACCGGCCTCGTCATCGTCACGACCGGCACCTACTCGCAGGTGGACCCCGCCACCAACGAGCAGCTCTCCCCCGCGCTCATGACCGGTCAGGCGTTCTCACACGGATTGCCCGGCCAGTGGGGTCACTGGGTGGTGACGATTGGCCTCGTGATGTTCGCGTTCTCGACAATCCTCGGCTGGGCCTACTACGGTGAGCGCAACATCGTCCGCATCTTCGGCCGCAAAATCGCGATCCCGTTCCGCGTGCTGTTCTCGCTCATCGTGTTCGTCGGCGCGACCACCCAGCTCGACATCGCGTGGTCGTTCTCGGACATGATGAACGGGCTCATGGCGATCCCGAACCTCATCGGCCTGCTGATCCTCTCGGGCCTCGTCGCCCGCGAGACGCGCGCCTACTTGAAATTCGACCCGAAGCTCAAGGCAACGCCCGAGGAGATCTCAGCGGCCCTCGCCGACGAGCCCGGATATCAGTCGTGGCGCGTGCGTGAGGCCGAGCTCGATCGCGAGGGCGGGAGGGCGCCGCAGACGCCCGCGACCCGCACCGTGCCGCTGCCTCCGGACGAGTAA
- a CDS encoding pyridoxal phosphate-dependent aminotransferase, which translates to MTETNRLSKKIAAIAESATLKVDSKAKALQAEGRPVISFAAGEPDFATPEHIVDAARRALDDPKNFRYTPAVGLPVLREAIVRKTKRDSGLDITPAQVIVTNGGKHAVYSAFQTILDPGDEVILPAPYWTSYSEEIKLADGTAVEVFAGADQGYKVTVEQLEAARTDRTKALLFCSPSNPTGAVYTPEETTAIGEWALEHNLLVVTDEIYQNLTYDGVRAISIVEAVPALASNTILVNGVAKTYAMTGWRIGWFIGPADLVKGAANLQSHMTSNINNIAQIAAAAALDGPQEPIEEMRQAFARRRGLIVEELNKVPGFHCPTPEGAFYAYVDVTAALGREIRGVTPTTSLELADLILSEAEVAAVPGEAFGPSGYLRFSYALGDDAIVEGIRRIQALLSE; encoded by the coding sequence GTGACCGAAACCAACCGTTTGTCAAAGAAGATCGCCGCCATCGCAGAGTCAGCCACGCTCAAGGTTGATTCGAAGGCGAAAGCCCTCCAAGCCGAAGGCCGCCCCGTCATTAGCTTTGCCGCTGGCGAGCCTGACTTCGCGACCCCGGAGCACATCGTTGACGCGGCACGTCGCGCCCTCGACGATCCCAAGAACTTCCGCTACACCCCCGCCGTCGGGCTCCCCGTGCTGCGCGAGGCGATCGTGCGCAAGACCAAGCGCGACTCGGGCCTCGACATCACGCCCGCGCAGGTGATCGTCACCAACGGCGGGAAGCACGCCGTCTACTCGGCGTTCCAGACGATCCTCGACCCGGGCGACGAGGTCATCCTCCCCGCCCCGTACTGGACGAGCTACTCCGAAGAGATCAAGCTCGCCGACGGCACCGCAGTCGAGGTCTTCGCCGGGGCCGATCAGGGCTACAAGGTGACAGTTGAGCAGCTCGAGGCTGCCCGCACCGACCGCACCAAGGCGCTCCTGTTCTGCTCGCCGTCGAACCCGACCGGCGCCGTCTACACCCCGGAGGAGACCACCGCCATCGGCGAGTGGGCGCTCGAGCACAACCTGCTCGTCGTGACCGACGAGATCTACCAGAACCTCACGTACGACGGGGTCCGCGCGATCTCGATCGTCGAGGCGGTTCCCGCGCTCGCGAGCAACACGATTCTCGTGAACGGCGTCGCCAAGACCTACGCGATGACCGGCTGGCGCATTGGCTGGTTTATCGGCCCGGCTGACCTCGTCAAGGGCGCAGCGAACCTGCAGTCCCACATGACGTCCAACATCAACAACATCGCGCAGATCGCCGCAGCCGCGGCCCTCGACGGCCCCCAGGAGCCGATCGAGGAGATGCGGCAGGCATTCGCCCGCCGTCGCGGGCTCATCGTCGAGGAACTCAACAAGGTCCCCGGCTTCCACTGCCCGACCCCGGAGGGCGCCTTCTACGCCTACGTTGACGTGACCGCAGCGCTCGGCCGCGAGATTCGCGGGGTCACTCCGACGACCTCCCTCGAGCTCGCTGACCTCATCCTGTCCGAGGCAGAGGTCGCAGCGGTGCCGGGCGAGGCGTTCGGCCCGTCCGGGTACCTTCGTTTCAGCTACGCGCTCGGCGATGACGCGATCGTCGAGGGCATCCGCCGTATCCAGGCGCTGCTCTCCGAGTAG
- the manA gene encoding mannose-6-phosphate isomerase, class I, whose product MVEHRDTAGSIVLIFIENTPRAYAWGSTDALPAMLGHAPTGEPQAELWLGDHPGSPASVAKATPVPHTLIELISQDPERYGVNGGPLPFLLKVLAIGAPLSLQAHPDEAQARAGFAAENAAGVPIDSPVRNYRDPNHKPELLVALSEVTALSGFRPLADTIMDLRALAAAAPHGAAALWAVADRLVGADQERGREVFLRWAFSDAVEVGDALRAVVDAIGQGSRPAIHPDRLECLRSLAAHYPGDPGALVSLLLHHVRLAPGEAVYLGARQLHAYLGGIAVEVMAASDNVLRAGLTEKHIDIPEMLRVLDFGELSEPRMFGRRAAAGLCEWDPGVPDFRLFRARVTHDSSAGAGGVFSDAASLGGAQLEGAATEVVVDAHAPLVLIATAGRVLVSRPEAELAEMANVARGQSLYVSAGEPIHLTGSGEVFLATVGAPVTA is encoded by the coding sequence ATGGTAGAGCATCGGGATACCGCTGGGAGCATTGTGCTGATCTTCATCGAGAACACTCCGCGCGCATACGCGTGGGGCTCAACCGATGCACTCCCGGCGATGCTCGGCCACGCGCCGACCGGCGAACCGCAGGCCGAACTCTGGCTCGGCGACCATCCGGGAAGCCCCGCGAGCGTCGCGAAGGCAACCCCGGTGCCACACACGCTGATCGAGCTGATCTCGCAGGATCCCGAGCGCTATGGCGTGAACGGCGGCCCGCTGCCGTTCCTGCTGAAGGTGCTCGCGATCGGGGCGCCGCTGTCGCTACAGGCGCACCCTGACGAGGCGCAGGCGCGGGCAGGCTTCGCAGCGGAGAACGCGGCGGGCGTGCCGATCGATTCGCCCGTACGCAACTACCGCGATCCGAACCACAAGCCTGAGCTGCTCGTCGCGCTCAGTGAGGTCACCGCACTCAGCGGGTTCCGGCCGCTCGCGGATACGATCATGGACCTGCGTGCGCTCGCCGCAGCCGCGCCGCACGGCGCTGCTGCGCTCTGGGCGGTGGCGGATCGGCTCGTGGGCGCGGACCAGGAGCGCGGGCGGGAGGTGTTCCTGCGGTGGGCGTTCTCGGACGCTGTTGAGGTCGGGGACGCGCTGCGGGCCGTAGTGGACGCGATCGGGCAGGGATCCCGCCCGGCGATCCACCCGGACCGGCTCGAATGCCTGCGAAGCCTCGCCGCCCACTACCCCGGCGACCCAGGCGCGCTCGTCTCCCTGTTGCTCCACCACGTCCGGCTGGCGCCAGGCGAGGCCGTGTACCTGGGGGCCAGGCAGCTGCACGCGTACCTCGGCGGGATTGCGGTGGAAGTGATGGCGGCCTCGGACAACGTCTTGCGCGCTGGCCTCACCGAGAAGCACATCGACATCCCCGAGATGCTCCGAGTCCTCGACTTTGGCGAGTTGAGCGAGCCGCGAATGTTCGGCAGGCGTGCCGCTGCTGGACTCTGCGAGTGGGATCCGGGCGTGCCCGACTTCCGGCTGTTCAGGGCACGCGTCACCCACGACAGCAGCGCGGGCGCCGGCGGCGTGTTCAGCGATGCGGCGTCCCTTGGCGGCGCACAGCTCGAGGGGGCGGCGACGGAAGTCGTCGTCGACGCGCACGCCCCGCTCGTGCTCATCGCGACCGCGGGGCGCGTGCTTGTGTCTCGCCCAGAGGCGGAGCTTGCCGAGATGGCGAACGTCGCCCGCGGGCAGTCCCTCTACGTCTCCGCTGGCGAGCCGATCCACCTCACCGGCAGCGGTGAGGTCTTCCTCGCGACGGTCGGAGCGCCGGTTACGGCGTGA
- a CDS encoding acyltransferase family protein produces the protein MATQASPAKTRVALWDNARFALIVLVVIGHLISTVRTDTELGFALYAYIYLFHMPAMIALSGLFSKPEVTPKAIASTVQLVVVWLAWEGIWAVLRGLVEGKHLSQSFLVSPAWTLWFLVSLATMRILLPYIARVRHPLALATGLALIAPLLPAIGVNFSAARTLAFLPFFVGAWLAREHGWLSGDWFMAPTRALRAGAWALLGAVAAAMAVLALLPGGLRGLWRIDRWLTHRDSYAWMFANAPVGGWDANGSGVAGWFGLAGGGILVGGLLMLLAAAMTLALLLIVSRTHSIATVWGARTLYVYLLHGVVVWALRESGVVDSIGELGWVGIVILTGISVGVAALLSTAVVSKVFRPIVEPRIDWLFRRDDASATR, from the coding sequence CTGGCTACTCAAGCTTCACCCGCTAAAACGCGCGTCGCCCTTTGGGACAACGCGCGTTTTGCGCTTATTGTGCTCGTCGTCATCGGGCACCTGATCTCGACGGTTCGCACGGACACCGAGCTCGGGTTTGCCCTGTACGCGTACATCTACCTGTTCCACATGCCCGCGATGATCGCGCTGTCCGGGCTGTTCTCGAAACCCGAGGTCACGCCGAAGGCGATCGCCTCCACGGTGCAGCTCGTTGTTGTGTGGCTCGCCTGGGAGGGCATCTGGGCGGTGCTGCGCGGACTCGTCGAGGGCAAGCACCTGAGCCAGAGCTTCCTGGTGAGCCCCGCGTGGACGCTGTGGTTCCTCGTCTCTCTCGCGACGATGCGGATCCTGCTGCCCTACATCGCGAGAGTTCGGCACCCGCTCGCGCTCGCGACGGGCCTCGCGCTCATCGCACCGCTCCTCCCCGCCATCGGTGTGAACTTCTCGGCCGCCCGCACGCTCGCGTTCCTGCCGTTCTTCGTCGGCGCGTGGCTCGCCCGCGAGCACGGCTGGCTTTCGGGCGACTGGTTCATGGCCCCGACTCGAGCGCTGCGCGCGGGCGCCTGGGCGCTCCTTGGCGCGGTGGCGGCGGCTATGGCCGTGCTCGCGCTCCTGCCCGGCGGGCTTCGGGGGTTGTGGCGCATCGATCGGTGGCTGACCCACCGCGACAGCTACGCGTGGATGTTCGCCAACGCCCCCGTTGGCGGATGGGACGCGAACGGCTCCGGCGTCGCGGGCTGGTTCGGGCTCGCGGGCGGCGGAATCCTCGTTGGTGGCCTGCTTATGCTCCTCGCCGCCGCGATGACGCTCGCGCTGCTCCTCATCGTGTCGCGTACCCACTCGATCGCGACGGTGTGGGGAGCGCGCACCCTGTACGTCTACCTCCTGCACGGCGTCGTCGTCTGGGCGCTGCGCGAGTCGGGCGTCGTCGACTCGATCGGCGAGCTCGGCTGGGTCGGGATCGTGATCCTCACCGGCATCTCCGTGGGGGTCGCGGCGCTACTGTCGACGGCCGTGGTCTCGAAGGTCTTCCGCCCGATCGTCGAGCCGCGCATCGATTGGCTCTTCCGCCGCGACGACGCCTCGGCGACGCGTTAG